A genome region from Myroides fluvii includes the following:
- a CDS encoding ABC-F family ATP-binding cassette domain-containing protein, with protein sequence MNYLSVENISKSFGAHNLFENVSFGINKDQKIAFVAKNGSGKSTILKILNGLDDPDKGQVVIRKGIRMEFLSQEPNLQDELTIEESIFASDSAILKVIEGYEKALENPEDQDAYQSAFEQMEIHNAWDFETQYKQILTKLKLDDLKIKVKTLSGGQKKRLALAIILINKPDLLILDEPTNHLDLEMIEWLENYFAKENITLFMVTHDRFFLERVCNEIIELDNGLIYQYKGNYSYYLEKKEERIAAENASIDKAQNLFVKELSWMRRQPKARTTKSKSRIDDFYVIKEKASSRRKEHQVELEINMERMGSKVVELHKLNKSFKDKVILNDFSYMFNRGERIGIIGKNGSGKSTFLNILTQGVQPDTGKVVIGETIKIGYYTQGGITIKPEQKVIDVIKEFGEYIPLAKGRSISAGQLLERFLFDRKKQHDFVEKLSGGELKRLYLCTVLIQNPNFLILDEPTNDLDIVTLNVLESFLLDYPGCLVVVSHDRYFMDKIVDHLFVFRGEGEIEDFPGNYSDFRSYEDSIEPVKDEEPKEKVNWKANQVKNGLSFQEQKELQKIEREMAKLAEQKQAIEKEFADGKVTDDQIDVKANSLKKMIKELEEKEEKWFELSAKMEG encoded by the coding sequence GTGAATTATTTATCAGTAGAAAATATATCGAAATCTTTTGGGGCACATAACTTGTTTGAGAATGTGTCATTTGGTATTAATAAAGATCAAAAGATTGCCTTTGTTGCAAAAAACGGATCCGGAAAATCGACGATCTTAAAAATATTGAATGGCTTGGATGATCCCGATAAAGGACAAGTTGTTATCCGCAAGGGAATTCGAATGGAATTCTTATCTCAAGAACCCAATTTACAAGATGAATTGACGATTGAAGAAAGTATTTTTGCTTCGGATAGTGCCATTTTAAAGGTAATTGAAGGCTATGAAAAAGCATTAGAGAATCCAGAGGATCAAGATGCCTATCAAAGTGCTTTTGAACAAATGGAAATTCACAACGCGTGGGATTTTGAAACCCAATACAAACAAATCTTAACCAAGTTGAAGCTTGATGATTTGAAAATAAAGGTTAAAACCCTATCTGGAGGACAAAAAAAGCGTTTGGCTTTGGCGATTATCTTAATTAATAAACCCGATTTATTAATTCTCGATGAGCCGACGAACCACTTGGATTTGGAAATGATTGAGTGGTTGGAGAATTACTTTGCCAAAGAAAACATCACCTTGTTTATGGTAACGCACGACCGTTTTTTCTTGGAGCGTGTGTGCAATGAAATTATCGAATTAGACAATGGATTGATTTACCAATACAAAGGGAATTATTCCTATTATTTAGAGAAGAAAGAAGAGCGTATTGCAGCTGAAAATGCTAGTATTGATAAGGCACAGAACCTTTTTGTCAAAGAATTATCTTGGATGAGAAGACAGCCGAAAGCCCGTACGACCAAATCGAAATCGCGTATTGATGATTTTTACGTGATCAAGGAAAAAGCGAGTAGCAGAAGAAAAGAGCACCAAGTTGAATTAGAAATCAACATGGAGCGCATGGGAAGTAAAGTAGTCGAATTACACAAGCTGAATAAATCATTTAAGGATAAAGTAATTCTGAATGACTTTAGCTATATGTTTAATCGCGGCGAGCGCATTGGTATTATCGGAAAAAATGGATCTGGAAAATCGACGTTTTTAAATATTTTGACTCAAGGGGTTCAACCGGATACAGGAAAAGTAGTTATTGGAGAAACAATCAAGATTGGGTATTATACACAAGGTGGAATCACAATTAAGCCAGAACAGAAAGTAATTGATGTAATCAAAGAGTTTGGAGAGTATATTCCTTTAGCAAAAGGACGTTCAATCTCTGCAGGGCAGCTTTTAGAGCGTTTCTTATTTGATCGCAAGAAACAGCACGATTTCGTTGAAAAGTTAAGTGGAGGGGAGTTAAAACGCTTGTACTTGTGTACGGTTTTAATTCAGAACCCCAATTTCTTGATTCTCGATGAGCCAACGAATGATTTGGATATCGTAACCTTAAATGTATTAGAGAGCTTCTTATTGGATTATCCAGGCTGTTTGGTGGTAGTGTCACACGACCGTTACTTTATGGATAAGATTGTCGATCACTTATTTGTGTTTAGAGGTGAAGGGGAGATAGAAGATTTTCCAGGAAACTATTCTGATTTTAGATCCTATGAAGATAGTATCGAACCGGTAAAAGACGAAGAACCGAAAGAAAAGGTAAATTGGAAAGCGAATCAAGTGAAAAATGGATTGAGTTTCCAAGAGCAAAAAGAGCTACAAAAAATTGAGCGTGAAATGGCGAAATTGGCAGAGCAAAAACAAGCAATTGAAAAAGAATTTGCCGATGGAAAAGTAACCGATGATCAAATTGATGTGAAAGCAAATAGTTTAAAAAAGATGATCAAAGAGCTCGAAGAAAAAGAGGAAAAATGGTTTGAATTATCAGCCAAAATGGAGGGGTAA
- a CDS encoding metallophosphoesterase yields the protein MKGRLLFVGIFIAYFLANIYLGIRVYPLFDTAIWSVQVLYGLAVAFLVISPILFFAFRKRVSVPKAAILYKVGAGWLMLIIYSFLLALVSDLLLFILSRFSDVTKAVSGRIDQYQAGWIVLGTLLIALVGNINYYKKKVVRLILDTQKPLNQSIKIVVASDLHLGHAISRKELKRWVAFINEQQADVVLFAGDIIDNSLLPLTYYKLDELLREIQSKHGVYACLGNHEYLANVEMSLAFLEKSNITVLRDEVVEILGGQIQLIGRDDKSNPHRKALKELIQPNPNAVQIVLDHQPYTLEAAAEQQVDFQFSGHTHRGQVWPFSWVTDYLFEKSHGYLKKGTTQYYISSGLGIWGGRYRIGTQSEYVIVTLYTKKNTEKV from the coding sequence ATGAAAGGAAGATTGTTGTTTGTAGGAATTTTTATTGCCTATTTTTTAGCTAATATCTATTTGGGAATTCGCGTATATCCCTTATTTGACACCGCGATTTGGAGTGTTCAAGTTCTCTACGGATTGGCCGTTGCTTTTTTGGTGATTTCCCCTATTTTGTTTTTTGCCTTTAGAAAACGCGTTAGTGTACCTAAAGCGGCAATCTTGTATAAGGTAGGAGCGGGATGGTTGATGTTGATTATCTATTCTTTTCTCTTGGCTTTAGTTTCGGATTTACTCCTCTTCATATTATCTAGATTCTCAGACGTAACGAAGGCTGTATCAGGAAGGATCGATCAATATCAAGCAGGATGGATTGTTCTAGGGACGCTTTTGATTGCCTTGGTTGGCAATATAAATTACTACAAAAAGAAAGTCGTACGGCTAATTTTGGATACTCAAAAACCGTTAAATCAATCCATAAAGATTGTTGTTGCAAGTGATTTACATTTAGGTCATGCCATCAGTCGAAAAGAATTAAAACGATGGGTCGCCTTCATCAATGAACAACAAGCAGATGTTGTTTTATTTGCAGGAGATATCATTGATAATAGCTTGTTGCCTTTGACCTATTATAAATTAGATGAATTGCTACGCGAAATACAAAGTAAACACGGGGTATATGCTTGTTTGGGCAATCACGAGTATTTAGCTAATGTCGAGATGAGTTTGGCCTTTTTGGAGAAATCAAATATTACAGTTTTGAGAGATGAGGTTGTTGAAATCTTAGGTGGGCAAATTCAGCTTATTGGGCGAGATGATAAATCCAATCCACATCGAAAAGCACTCAAAGAGTTGATACAGCCAAATCCCAATGCAGTTCAAATTGTATTAGACCATCAACCCTACACCTTGGAAGCAGCAGCAGAACAACAGGTTGATTTTCAGTTTTCTGGGCATACACACCGCGGACAAGTCTGGCCTTTTTCTTGGGTGACAGACTATCTCTTTGAAAAATCTCATGGTTATTTGAAAAAAGGGACGACCCAATACTATATTAGTTCAGGATTGGGGATATGGGGAGGAAGATATCGCATCGGAACACAGTCAGAATATGTGATTGTTACCCTATATACGAAGAAGAATACGGAGAAAGTGTAA
- a CDS encoding sensor histidine kinase, with the protein MKWGIAFLLCCFSFSLLYGQATVTKRYTAEDGLIANDVRALLLDSSGVLWIGSRAGLSVRQQGRFAIDEEALHYRFTNVTSLVEDQDQGIWIGSYGQGILYKGKKQTLLFNEKQGLAATRVNALFVSGTTLYIGTSEGISLLDIQKLTFETYQGKYVLKTPSPVSSFYQIGQAIFVTTINHGVFKVEGEKLIPLSENKEIVASLFNSKDQTLFLGLKFDIEMHQLQSKQAVVKYPIKGTRFFQQVENQVYWVGADILNEGGGIYAWDGKQIKNLNQKYGIFNTELLSLAYDAKRKFLYVGSEKQGLFQVDLTSPLRFDSRFGSIEATALHQHTVYVFGVQGLYLLQNNQVVHTVDKTAFKAFQLAHNKKFIGLTTRANHFFEIEHRIPAEKIQFYKAIPALNSIWVSTNIGLFQLNYQGVIENYLGIHTYQYDFIQEKLVETDPYGGVRLYQNIPDFQYQFFDRAEGDFVPRDIVAMQAIGDKMYLAGALDGLYVYENNRFRSLLGEGVFVENRLKYLEKGEGETLYVATDFGDIYCLDVSGQSPKVIRKIPQQAILGHGITFLHYRKNQLLIGTNKGVTVIDPEGTFLFNIEQGLDNYNVKSSAIFGNQLILGTDAGLYTLNLDYFKPQKVAYNLVLSSIKVNETKVDLQVLAHEKQRKLELPYDQNSIFVNFVLLGAKYPEKLSFQYRVKSTAEWIDLEQNTILLSFLNSGEYAIEIRVYDYDKGTEQIMPLLWLTIQPPFYYSWWFFSLIGLVGIGVVVLVVQRMKRQQEIKDKQLRYEKKVAELKVLSIRSQLNTHFIFNVLSSFQYFIIAHKDEEALYYLERFAALIRKTLNLSMMDEVTLKEELEYIKGYFELENMRLDERVQLDITVDQGVCLDQIRIPPLLLQPFVENSLIHAFPESIEHPIITVKVYQEGQDVILELIDNGIGKQLIPQSLPIHDSKGLFLVKERMKMIQNYLDEHISIESTAAGTRVRLVLKDTLSKEIK; encoded by the coding sequence ATGAAATGGGGGATTGCATTTCTACTGTGCTGCTTTAGTTTTTCCTTACTTTATGGACAAGCAACAGTTACCAAGCGTTATACGGCTGAAGATGGACTGATTGCCAACGATGTTAGAGCATTATTGTTAGATAGTAGCGGTGTACTTTGGATTGGGTCAAGAGCAGGATTAAGTGTGCGTCAACAAGGGCGGTTTGCGATTGATGAGGAGGCGTTGCATTATCGTTTTACCAATGTAACTTCTTTAGTCGAAGATCAAGATCAAGGCATTTGGATTGGAAGCTATGGCCAGGGAATTTTGTATAAAGGCAAGAAGCAAACGCTTTTGTTTAATGAAAAACAAGGCTTGGCAGCCACCCGGGTTAATGCGCTCTTTGTATCGGGTACTACGCTGTATATTGGAACATCAGAAGGAATCTCTTTACTCGATATCCAAAAGTTGACATTTGAAACTTACCAAGGAAAGTATGTGCTTAAAACCCCAAGTCCAGTCTCTAGTTTTTATCAAATTGGACAGGCTATTTTTGTCACGACGATTAATCATGGTGTTTTTAAAGTAGAAGGAGAAAAGTTAATCCCTCTAAGTGAGAATAAAGAAATAGTAGCTTCTCTTTTTAATTCAAAGGATCAAACGCTATTCTTGGGGTTGAAGTTTGACATAGAAATGCACCAACTTCAGTCGAAGCAGGCTGTGGTTAAATACCCAATTAAAGGAACGCGATTTTTTCAACAAGTGGAGAATCAAGTGTATTGGGTAGGGGCTGATATATTAAATGAAGGTGGTGGAATTTATGCCTGGGATGGTAAACAAATAAAAAATCTCAATCAAAAGTATGGCATATTCAATACAGAGCTCCTTAGTTTAGCCTATGATGCAAAACGGAAATTTTTATATGTAGGAAGTGAGAAACAAGGATTATTCCAAGTTGATCTAACTTCTCCTTTGCGTTTCGATTCGCGTTTTGGTTCCATAGAAGCCACGGCGTTACACCAGCATACCGTTTATGTATTTGGAGTACAGGGACTATACTTGTTGCAGAACAACCAAGTAGTACATACTGTCGATAAAACTGCGTTTAAAGCTTTTCAATTGGCGCATAACAAAAAGTTTATCGGCTTAACAACGCGAGCCAATCACTTTTTTGAAATCGAACATCGGATTCCAGCTGAAAAAATCCAGTTTTACAAAGCGATTCCAGCTCTAAATTCCATCTGGGTGAGTACCAATATTGGTCTTTTTCAGTTGAATTATCAAGGAGTTATTGAAAATTATCTCGGTATTCACACCTATCAGTATGACTTTATTCAAGAAAAATTAGTAGAGACAGATCCGTACGGAGGGGTAAGACTTTATCAAAACATCCCTGATTTTCAATATCAGTTTTTCGATCGAGCGGAAGGAGATTTTGTTCCTCGTGATATTGTAGCTATGCAGGCGATTGGAGATAAAATGTACTTGGCAGGTGCATTGGATGGATTGTATGTCTATGAAAATAATCGATTCCGCTCTTTATTAGGCGAAGGAGTATTTGTAGAAAACCGCTTGAAATACCTTGAAAAAGGAGAAGGAGAAACGCTATATGTAGCCACGGATTTTGGTGATATTTACTGTTTAGATGTCAGTGGTCAATCCCCAAAAGTCATCCGGAAAATCCCACAACAAGCTATTTTAGGTCATGGAATAACCTTCTTGCACTATCGCAAAAATCAATTGTTGATTGGAACGAATAAGGGTGTTACAGTAATAGATCCCGAGGGAACTTTTCTGTTTAATATTGAACAAGGATTAGATAATTATAACGTAAAAAGCAGTGCTATTTTTGGAAATCAATTGATTTTGGGAACAGATGCGGGACTCTATACGTTGAATCTGGATTACTTTAAACCCCAAAAAGTAGCGTATAACCTCGTTCTCTCGTCGATTAAGGTAAACGAAACAAAAGTAGATCTACAAGTCTTAGCGCATGAAAAGCAAAGAAAGTTAGAATTGCCCTATGATCAAAATTCTATTTTTGTCAATTTTGTGCTGTTAGGAGCAAAATATCCTGAAAAATTAAGTTTTCAATATCGCGTAAAATCAACAGCAGAATGGATTGATTTAGAGCAAAACACAATTTTATTGAGTTTTTTAAATTCCGGAGAATATGCGATTGAAATTCGAGTGTATGACTATGACAAAGGAACAGAGCAAATCATGCCTTTACTCTGGCTTACAATTCAACCTCCCTTTTATTATAGCTGGTGGTTTTTTAGTTTAATCGGACTTGTTGGAATAGGTGTTGTAGTGCTTGTTGTCCAACGAATGAAACGCCAACAAGAAATAAAAGATAAGCAATTGCGCTATGAGAAGAAAGTAGCTGAATTAAAAGTATTGTCGATTCGAAGTCAATTGAATACACATTTTATTTTCAATGTATTGAGTTCGTTTCAATATTTTATCATTGCACACAAAGACGAAGAAGCCTTGTATTATCTCGAGCGTTTTGCTGCTTTAATACGAAAAACATTGAATTTATCTATGATGGATGAAGTAACCCTAAAAGAAGAATTAGAGTATATAAAAGGGTATTTTGAGTTGGAAAATATGCGATTGGACGAACGGGTTCAACTGGATATTACTGTTGATCAAGGCGTGTGTTTAGATCAAATTAGGATTCCCCCTTTACTACTACAACCCTTTGTTGAAAATAGTTTGATTCATGCCTTTCCAGAAAGTATTGAACATCCCATAATTACAGTAAAAGTGTATCAAGAAGGTCAGGATGTGATTTTGGAATTGATTGATAATGGAATAGGAAAGCAACTAATACCACAATCGTTGCCAATACACGATTCGAAAGGACTATTTTTAGTGAAAGAACGCATGAAGATGATTCAAAACTATTTGGATGAACACATTAGTATTGAATCTACAGCAGCAGGAACCCGTGTTCGCTTGGTTTTAAAGGACACGTTGAGTAAAGAAATCAAATAA
- a CDS encoding LytR/AlgR family response regulator transcription factor, whose translation MNELVVLIVDDEMKVAEVLKHRLLHSIRSQHKMVFYTAKSVEEAIKMIDQYAPDLVFLDIQMPRENGLALFDYFKEPLPFEVVITTAYSQYALEVLNQYACLHYLLKPIAVEELQLAYDKFVEREDQQYFIKLIKNNQKREAVSVEDIIYCKADDNYCEIYLKDQKFLVSKTLGAVSSKLQHPQFHRVGRSYVVNIKHIKHIDMGTNRIVFKDKIIINEQEVNHYITISAAKMKEFRWLEL comes from the coding sequence ATGAATGAATTAGTCGTTCTAATTGTGGATGACGAGATGAAAGTTGCCGAAGTATTAAAACACCGATTGCTCCATAGCATTCGCAGTCAACATAAGATGGTGTTTTATACCGCAAAATCAGTCGAAGAAGCAATAAAAATGATTGATCAATATGCGCCAGATTTAGTTTTTTTGGATATTCAAATGCCCAGAGAAAACGGATTGGCCTTGTTTGACTATTTTAAAGAACCGCTTCCGTTCGAGGTGGTAATCACCACAGCTTATAGCCAATATGCATTAGAAGTACTGAACCAATATGCTTGTTTACATTATTTGTTAAAACCAATAGCTGTTGAAGAACTGCAATTGGCTTATGATAAATTTGTTGAAAGAGAGGATCAACAATATTTCATCAAATTGATTAAAAATAATCAAAAGAGAGAGGCAGTTTCCGTAGAAGATATTATATACTGTAAAGCGGATGATAATTACTGTGAGATTTACCTAAAAGACCAAAAGTTTTTGGTATCCAAAACATTAGGGGCAGTTTCATCTAAGTTACAACACCCGCAATTTCATCGTGTAGGACGTTCTTATGTGGTTAATATAAAGCATATTAAACATATTGATATGGGAACGAATCGCATTGTATTTAAGGATAAAATCATCATTAATGAGCAAGAAGTCAATCACTATATTACAATTTCAGCTGCTAAAATGAAAGAATTTAGATGGCTTGAATTATGA
- a CDS encoding ABC transporter substrate-binding protein, protein MKSIIYYISILCVVFTVYSCQNKRDKNERGAVFRYNESSNIQTLDPAFARSMAIIWPCNQLFNGLVQLDDQLNVVGDIAQSWKASPDGLTYDFTLRQGVYFHPHSAFGPKQTRAVTASDFVYSLDRLTDARTASPGAWIMQKVKRYTALNDTVFRLELKESFPAILGLLSMRYASVVPREVVEDSQHDFRTHPIGTGPFYFKFWEENVKLILRRNPRYFEKDEKGVQLPYLESVAITFLPDKQSAFLQFIQGKLDFISGLDPSYKDDLITLEGQLQEKYQPVVQMETGPYLNTEYLGFNMEEKQSAIQDKRIRQALNMGFDREKMIKHLRSGMGTTQVGGIIPKGLKGNIQPKVRYDVTTAKALVEEYKKEYKQSKVVIALSTNAGYLDIAEYLQREWQKIGLTVEIDVMPPATLRQGMASGKIAFFRGSWIADYPDAENYLSLFYSKNKAPNGPNYTFFSNTGYDQLYEKALQVTDQKIREQLYEQMDQLIAEEVPALILFYDQAVRFSRKDIRQLGINPMNNLFLKKVSKD, encoded by the coding sequence ATGAAATCAATAATTTATTATATATCAATTCTTTGCGTTGTCTTCACTGTTTATTCTTGTCAAAATAAAAGAGATAAAAATGAGAGAGGGGCAGTATTTCGATACAATGAAAGTTCAAATATTCAAACACTTGATCCTGCATTTGCGAGAAGTATGGCTATTATTTGGCCGTGCAACCAGTTGTTTAATGGATTGGTTCAACTTGATGATCAATTGAATGTTGTGGGAGATATTGCACAGTCATGGAAAGCTTCTCCGGATGGTTTGACGTATGATTTTACCTTGCGTCAAGGAGTCTATTTTCATCCGCATTCTGCTTTTGGACCTAAGCAAACTCGAGCAGTTACCGCAAGTGATTTTGTTTATAGCTTGGATCGATTAACCGATGCAAGAACAGCTTCTCCTGGTGCGTGGATTATGCAGAAGGTCAAGCGCTATACAGCACTAAATGATACCGTGTTTCGCTTGGAATTAAAAGAATCGTTTCCCGCAATTTTAGGGTTGTTATCCATGCGTTATGCCTCTGTAGTTCCCCGTGAAGTAGTGGAAGATTCACAACACGATTTCAGAACGCATCCCATCGGGACAGGCCCTTTTTATTTTAAATTTTGGGAAGAAAATGTCAAGTTGATTTTAAGACGCAATCCCCGTTATTTTGAAAAAGATGAAAAAGGGGTGCAATTGCCTTATTTAGAGTCGGTCGCTATCACTTTTTTACCAGATAAACAGAGTGCTTTTTTGCAGTTTATTCAAGGTAAATTAGATTTTATTTCGGGATTAGATCCTTCGTATAAGGATGATTTAATCACCCTAGAAGGACAATTGCAAGAGAAATATCAACCGGTGGTGCAAATGGAAACAGGACCTTATCTCAACACAGAGTATTTGGGTTTTAATATGGAAGAAAAACAAAGTGCTATTCAGGATAAGCGAATTCGACAAGCACTAAACATGGGATTCGATCGCGAAAAAATGATTAAGCATTTGAGAAGCGGGATGGGAACGACGCAAGTAGGAGGGATAATTCCCAAAGGACTTAAAGGCAATATTCAGCCAAAAGTGCGCTATGATGTAACAACCGCTAAAGCTTTAGTAGAGGAGTATAAAAAAGAATACAAACAGTCTAAAGTGGTGATTGCTTTATCTACCAATGCGGGTTACTTAGATATTGCGGAATATTTGCAAAGAGAGTGGCAAAAAATCGGGTTGACTGTTGAAATTGACGTAATGCCACCAGCAACATTAAGGCAAGGGATGGCATCAGGGAAAATAGCTTTTTTTCGCGGTAGTTGGATTGCAGATTATCCCGATGCGGAGAACTATTTATCGCTATTTTACAGTAAAAACAAAGCTCCTAATGGGCCTAACTATACTTTTTTTTCCAATACAGGGTATGATCAATTGTATGAAAAAGCACTTCAAGTTACGGATCAAAAAATAAGAGAGCAATTGTATGAACAGATGGATCAGTTAATCGCTGAAGAGGTACCCGCACTTATTCTGTTCTACGATCAAGCCGTTCGTTTTAGTCGAAAAGACATTCGTCAGTTGGGAATAAATCCAATGAATAATTTATTCTTGAAAAAAGTTAGTAAAGATTAG
- the mtaB gene encoding tRNA (N(6)-L-threonylcarbamoyladenosine(37)-C(2))-methylthiotransferase MtaB → MENRKKVAFYTLGCKLNFSETSTIARSFVDEGFDRVEFEDVADIYVINTCSVTENADKQFKQIVKKAQKKNDKAFIAAVGCYAQLKPAELANVDGVDLVLGATEKFKLTDYINDLSKNEMGQVHSCEISEADFYVGSYSIGDRTRAFLKVQDGCDYKCTYCTIPLARGISRSDTMENVLKNAAEISAQDIKEIVLTGVNIGDYGKGEFGNKKHEHTFLELVQELDKVEGIERLRISSIEPNLLKNETIEFVSQSRTFVPHFHIPLQSGSNDILKKMKRRYMRELYVERVDKIRSVMPDCCIGVDVIVGFPGETDEKFLETYTFLSDLDISYLHVFTYSERDNTEAVDMEDVVPMEVRNKRSKMLRGLSVKKRRAFYESQLGLDKTVLFESENKEGYIHGFTENYVKVKTPWNPALVNTLRPIKLTKIDEDGIVRFDFLD, encoded by the coding sequence ATGGAAAATAGAAAAAAAGTAGCATTTTACACCTTAGGATGTAAGCTAAACTTTTCTGAAACCTCAACAATAGCAAGAAGTTTCGTAGATGAAGGTTTTGATCGTGTTGAATTTGAGGATGTGGCAGACATTTATGTAATTAATACGTGTTCTGTAACCGAAAATGCAGATAAACAATTCAAACAAATAGTAAAGAAAGCGCAAAAGAAAAACGACAAGGCTTTTATTGCCGCTGTCGGTTGTTACGCGCAGTTAAAACCGGCCGAATTAGCCAATGTAGATGGGGTTGATTTGGTTTTAGGTGCAACGGAAAAATTCAAGTTGACCGATTACATCAATGACCTTTCAAAAAATGAAATGGGTCAGGTACATTCGTGTGAAATTTCAGAAGCTGATTTTTATGTCGGTTCCTATTCTATCGGAGATCGAACCAGAGCCTTTTTAAAAGTTCAAGACGGTTGTGATTACAAATGCACGTACTGTACCATTCCATTAGCTCGAGGAATTTCTCGTAGCGATACGATGGAAAATGTCTTGAAAAATGCGGCGGAGATTTCGGCTCAAGATATCAAAGAAATTGTCTTAACAGGGGTAAATATTGGCGATTATGGAAAAGGTGAATTTGGCAATAAAAAGCACGAACACACCTTTTTGGAATTGGTACAAGAATTGGATAAGGTAGAAGGTATCGAGCGTTTGCGTATCTCATCGATTGAGCCTAACTTATTGAAAAACGAAACCATCGAGTTTGTGTCACAAAGTAGAACCTTTGTTCCGCATTTTCACATTCCCCTACAATCGGGAAGCAACGACATTTTAAAGAAAATGAAACGCCGTTATATGCGCGAACTCTATGTTGAACGCGTAGACAAAATCCGTTCAGTAATGCCCGACTGCTGCATTGGTGTAGACGTGATTGTTGGATTTCCGGGTGAAACAGATGAAAAATTCCTCGAGACTTATACCTTCTTGAGCGATTTAGACATTTCGTATTTACACGTATTCACCTATTCAGAACGCGATAATACAGAAGCAGTCGATATGGAAGATGTTGTTCCAATGGAAGTGAGAAATAAAAGAAGTAAAATGTTGCGTGGATTGTCAGTAAAGAAACGTCGAGCGTTCTACGAGTCACAATTGGGCTTAGATAAAACAGTTTTATTTGAAAGTGAAAACAAAGAAGGATACATCCACGGTTTTACTGAGAACTACGTCAAAGTAAAGACCCCTTGGAATCCCGCTTTAGTGAATACACTACGACCTATAAAGTTAACCAAGATTGATGAAGACGGTATCGTTCGATTTGATTTTCTAGATTAA
- a CDS encoding GNAT family N-acetyltransferase, whose product MEIKDNELLRQFELETDQGLLSVEYSLQERKIFLTKLKGFEEGVQAQSIDFLKGVLDIVREKRLRVVPTHPKIVSFFRKNPTYKEMLPPGIRI is encoded by the coding sequence ATGGAAATTAAAGACAATGAACTACTTCGTCAGTTTGAGCTCGAAACCGATCAAGGTTTGCTTAGTGTGGAGTATTCGCTTCAAGAAAGAAAAATCTTTCTTACCAAATTAAAGGGATTCGAAGAAGGAGTGCAGGCGCAATCCATCGATTTCTTAAAAGGAGTACTTGATATCGTTCGAGAAAAGAGATTGAGAGTCGTTCCTACACATCCAAAAATTGTTTCTTTCTTTAGGAAAAATCCTACGTATAAAGAAATGCTTCCTCCAGGGATAAGAATTTAA
- a CDS encoding alpha/beta hydrolase, producing MNKIPIYFFPGMSSTSLIFERLEWDTSRFELYFLEWLPCDKKESLVNYTQKYIPLIQHNNPILVGVSFGGILAQELSKLIGVQKVVIISSVRSNKEFPKHFKWAKYTRLYKLIPTHGVEFLLRLIERYGKDKQKRRVALYNRYLSIRDPHYLNWCIQAVLTWNQKEELDHVVHIHGTKDEVFPFKNIRNAIEVPGGTHAMIIVKHKWFNQNLEKIILK from the coding sequence ATGAACAAAATACCAATTTATTTCTTTCCTGGAATGTCGTCAACCTCCCTCATTTTTGAACGATTGGAATGGGATACTTCGCGTTTTGAATTATACTTTTTAGAATGGTTGCCATGTGATAAAAAAGAAAGCTTAGTCAATTATACCCAAAAATACATTCCCCTCATTCAACATAATAATCCTATCTTGGTAGGCGTTTCATTTGGTGGGATTCTTGCACAAGAACTATCGAAGCTCATAGGTGTGCAAAAAGTAGTTATCATTTCTAGTGTACGGTCAAACAAAGAATTTCCAAAACACTTTAAATGGGCAAAATATACTCGATTATACAAATTGATTCCAACGCATGGAGTTGAGTTTTTACTGCGGTTAATTGAACGCTATGGCAAGGATAAACAAAAAAGACGAGTAGCGCTCTATAACCGTTACTTGTCTATTCGGGATCCCCATTATCTCAATTGGTGCATACAAGCTGTTCTAACTTGGAATCAAAAAGAAGAATTAGACCATGTAGTTCATATTCACGGCACAAAAGATGAAGTATTTCCCTTCAAAAACATACGAAATGCAATTGAAGTTCCAGGAGGAACGCACGCGATGATTATTGTCAAACACAAGTGGTTTAACCAAAATTTAGAGAAAATTATATTGAAATAA